Proteins encoded by one window of Perca fluviatilis chromosome 13, GENO_Pfluv_1.0, whole genome shotgun sequence:
- the ndrg1a gene encoding protein NDRG1a isoform X1, translated as MDDIQVVESKPLLVDRELPGLREAVQQLVIKEHDVETPHGRIHCTMKGVPKGDRPVILTFHDIGLNHKTCWDTLFNHEDMSEIMQHFAVCHVDALGQHEGANTFSTGYEYPSMDQLSETLPLVLKHFGLKSVVGMGIGAGAYILTRFALDYPNMVEGLLLININPCAEGWMDWAAHKISGWTNAMPDMIITHLFGKEEIHNNQDLIGTYRHHIMNDMNQFNLHLFVKSYESRRDLEIERPIPGSNVRTLKCHSLLVVGDSSPAVEAVVECNTKLDPTKTTLLKMADCGGMPQVDQPAKLTEAFKYFIQGMGYMPSAGMTRLVRSRTASGSSVTSFEGNRSRSHTSEGNRSRSHTNEGNRSRSHTNEGSRSHAAENQRGRSHTEGTGNSNVDQAVPKSTEVSC; from the exons ATGGATGACATCCAGGTTGTTGAGTCCAAACCCCTGCTGGTTGACAGGGAACTCCCG GGCCTGAGAGAGGCTGTGCAGCAGCTTGTTATCAag GAGCATGATGTGGAGACTCCTCATGGAAGAATTCACTGTACAATGAAGGGGGTTCCCAAGGGTGACAGACCAGTCATCCTCACCTTCCATGACATTGGACTAAACC ACAAAACTTGCTGGGACACGCTCTTCAACCATGAGGACATGTCAGAGATCATGCAGCACTTTGCCGTATGTCATGTTGACGCCCTCGGGCAGCATGAGGGAGCTAACACCTTTTCCACTGG ATATGAGTACCCTTCTATGGACCAACTCTCTGAGACCCTTCCACTGGtgttaaagcactttgg GCTGAAGAGTGTTGTCGGAATGGGCATTGGAGCCGGGGCCTACATTCTGACCAGATTTGCT ctGGACTACCCGAACATGGTGGAGGGGCTGTTGCTCATCAACATCAACCCATGTGCTGAGGGATGGATGGACTGGGCTGCACACAAG ATCAGCGGCTGGACCAATGCCATGCCTGACATGATCATCACCCACCTCTTTGGAAAG GAGGAGATCCACAACAATCAGGACCTAATTGGAACATACCGCCACCACATCATGAATGACATGAATCAGTTTAACCTGCATCTCTTTGTCAAGTCCTACGAAAG TCGGAGGGATCTGGAAATTGAGAGGCCGATCCCCGGAAGCAACGTCAGGACCCTCAA GTGCCATTCTCTGCTGGTGGTTGGCGACAGCTCTCCTGCTGTGGAGGCTGTG GTTGAGTGCAACACCAAGCTGGACCCAACAAAGACGACCCTGCTTAAG aTGGCTGACTGCGGAGGCATGCCCCAGGTTGACcag CCTGCCAAACTGACCGAAGCTTTCAAGTACTTCATTCAGGGCATGGGATACA TGCCCTCTGCCGGCATGACCCGCCTGGTCCGCTCCCGGACCGCCTCCGGCTCCAGCGTCACCTCCTTTGAGGGCAACCGCTCCCGCTCCCACACCAGCGAGGGCAACCGCTCCCGCTCGCACACAAACGAGGGAAACCGCTCTCGCTCGCACACAAACGAGGGCAGCCGCAGCCACGCTGCCGAGAACCAGCGTGGACGCTCCCACACGGAGGGCACGGGCAACAGCAACGTAGACCAAGCCGTGCCCAAGTCCACCGAAGTGTCCTGCTAA
- the ndrg1a gene encoding protein NDRG1a isoform X2: MVLEDSDMEMIVAEIEVSEHDVETPHGRIHCTMKGVPKGDRPVILTFHDIGLNHKTCWDTLFNHEDMSEIMQHFAVCHVDALGQHEGANTFSTGYEYPSMDQLSETLPLVLKHFGLKSVVGMGIGAGAYILTRFALDYPNMVEGLLLININPCAEGWMDWAAHKISGWTNAMPDMIITHLFGKEEIHNNQDLIGTYRHHIMNDMNQFNLHLFVKSYESRRDLEIERPIPGSNVRTLKCHSLLVVGDSSPAVEAVVECNTKLDPTKTTLLKMADCGGMPQVDQPAKLTEAFKYFIQGMGYMPSAGMTRLVRSRTASGSSVTSFEGNRSRSHTSEGNRSRSHTNEGNRSRSHTNEGSRSHAAENQRGRSHTEGTGNSNVDQAVPKSTEVSC, from the exons ATGGTTCTGGAGGATTCTGATATGGAAATGATTGTTGCGGAGATTGAAGTCAGT GAGCATGATGTGGAGACTCCTCATGGAAGAATTCACTGTACAATGAAGGGGGTTCCCAAGGGTGACAGACCAGTCATCCTCACCTTCCATGACATTGGACTAAACC ACAAAACTTGCTGGGACACGCTCTTCAACCATGAGGACATGTCAGAGATCATGCAGCACTTTGCCGTATGTCATGTTGACGCCCTCGGGCAGCATGAGGGAGCTAACACCTTTTCCACTGG ATATGAGTACCCTTCTATGGACCAACTCTCTGAGACCCTTCCACTGGtgttaaagcactttgg GCTGAAGAGTGTTGTCGGAATGGGCATTGGAGCCGGGGCCTACATTCTGACCAGATTTGCT ctGGACTACCCGAACATGGTGGAGGGGCTGTTGCTCATCAACATCAACCCATGTGCTGAGGGATGGATGGACTGGGCTGCACACAAG ATCAGCGGCTGGACCAATGCCATGCCTGACATGATCATCACCCACCTCTTTGGAAAG GAGGAGATCCACAACAATCAGGACCTAATTGGAACATACCGCCACCACATCATGAATGACATGAATCAGTTTAACCTGCATCTCTTTGTCAAGTCCTACGAAAG TCGGAGGGATCTGGAAATTGAGAGGCCGATCCCCGGAAGCAACGTCAGGACCCTCAA GTGCCATTCTCTGCTGGTGGTTGGCGACAGCTCTCCTGCTGTGGAGGCTGTG GTTGAGTGCAACACCAAGCTGGACCCAACAAAGACGACCCTGCTTAAG aTGGCTGACTGCGGAGGCATGCCCCAGGTTGACcag CCTGCCAAACTGACCGAAGCTTTCAAGTACTTCATTCAGGGCATGGGATACA TGCCCTCTGCCGGCATGACCCGCCTGGTCCGCTCCCGGACCGCCTCCGGCTCCAGCGTCACCTCCTTTGAGGGCAACCGCTCCCGCTCCCACACCAGCGAGGGCAACCGCTCCCGCTCGCACACAAACGAGGGAAACCGCTCTCGCTCGCACACAAACGAGGGCAGCCGCAGCCACGCTGCCGAGAACCAGCGTGGACGCTCCCACACGGAGGGCACGGGCAACAGCAACGTAGACCAAGCCGTGCCCAAGTCCACCGAAGTGTCCTGCTAA
- the ndrg1a gene encoding protein NDRG1a isoform X3, with protein MVLEDSDMEMIVAEIEEHDVETPHGRIHCTMKGVPKGDRPVILTFHDIGLNHKTCWDTLFNHEDMSEIMQHFAVCHVDALGQHEGANTFSTGYEYPSMDQLSETLPLVLKHFGLKSVVGMGIGAGAYILTRFALDYPNMVEGLLLININPCAEGWMDWAAHKISGWTNAMPDMIITHLFGKEEIHNNQDLIGTYRHHIMNDMNQFNLHLFVKSYESRRDLEIERPIPGSNVRTLKCHSLLVVGDSSPAVEAVVECNTKLDPTKTTLLKMADCGGMPQVDQPAKLTEAFKYFIQGMGYMPSAGMTRLVRSRTASGSSVTSFEGNRSRSHTSEGNRSRSHTNEGNRSRSHTNEGSRSHAAENQRGRSHTEGTGNSNVDQAVPKSTEVSC; from the exons ATGGTTCTGGAGGATTCTGATATGGAAATGATTGTTGCGGAGATTGAA GAGCATGATGTGGAGACTCCTCATGGAAGAATTCACTGTACAATGAAGGGGGTTCCCAAGGGTGACAGACCAGTCATCCTCACCTTCCATGACATTGGACTAAACC ACAAAACTTGCTGGGACACGCTCTTCAACCATGAGGACATGTCAGAGATCATGCAGCACTTTGCCGTATGTCATGTTGACGCCCTCGGGCAGCATGAGGGAGCTAACACCTTTTCCACTGG ATATGAGTACCCTTCTATGGACCAACTCTCTGAGACCCTTCCACTGGtgttaaagcactttgg GCTGAAGAGTGTTGTCGGAATGGGCATTGGAGCCGGGGCCTACATTCTGACCAGATTTGCT ctGGACTACCCGAACATGGTGGAGGGGCTGTTGCTCATCAACATCAACCCATGTGCTGAGGGATGGATGGACTGGGCTGCACACAAG ATCAGCGGCTGGACCAATGCCATGCCTGACATGATCATCACCCACCTCTTTGGAAAG GAGGAGATCCACAACAATCAGGACCTAATTGGAACATACCGCCACCACATCATGAATGACATGAATCAGTTTAACCTGCATCTCTTTGTCAAGTCCTACGAAAG TCGGAGGGATCTGGAAATTGAGAGGCCGATCCCCGGAAGCAACGTCAGGACCCTCAA GTGCCATTCTCTGCTGGTGGTTGGCGACAGCTCTCCTGCTGTGGAGGCTGTG GTTGAGTGCAACACCAAGCTGGACCCAACAAAGACGACCCTGCTTAAG aTGGCTGACTGCGGAGGCATGCCCCAGGTTGACcag CCTGCCAAACTGACCGAAGCTTTCAAGTACTTCATTCAGGGCATGGGATACA TGCCCTCTGCCGGCATGACCCGCCTGGTCCGCTCCCGGACCGCCTCCGGCTCCAGCGTCACCTCCTTTGAGGGCAACCGCTCCCGCTCCCACACCAGCGAGGGCAACCGCTCCCGCTCGCACACAAACGAGGGAAACCGCTCTCGCTCGCACACAAACGAGGGCAGCCGCAGCCACGCTGCCGAGAACCAGCGTGGACGCTCCCACACGGAGGGCACGGGCAACAGCAACGTAGACCAAGCCGTGCCCAAGTCCACCGAAGTGTCCTGCTAA